A portion of the Chondrinema litorale genome contains these proteins:
- a CDS encoding tetratricopeptide repeat protein, whose amino-acid sequence MVDYYKVLLIPPTASTTEIKASFKKLALQYHPDRNPNNLQAEEKFKEINEAYQVLSDPDKRATYDFLLRYGFQLQQEQEAQQSQRRPRTYYKGKKVRPEARKVRFLYFYIFAGFTVFIVLGFFFFSFMETQAARTMLSKAKEHYYINHNSFYALKFLEGAVTKDEGLSEAYYLTGKILFNEGQNNIESLYNLDKAIYTANNLEDSVGNYYLLRGKVNMALHKTDNAVSDFKEAFNLLPDNSELQRKLAELYLYKLQNFDEALMYYDKLLNKAPKDYDALVGKGVCLQKKREYQKSLSFLEEAKNEKQSNGEALYYLGWHALNFKSDSIEACNYWNEAKVKGVRQAEVLIEKYCSGI is encoded by the coding sequence TTGGTTGATTATTATAAAGTTCTTTTAATTCCTCCAACAGCAAGCACTACTGAGATCAAAGCCAGTTTTAAGAAGCTGGCTTTGCAGTATCATCCTGATAGGAATCCAAATAATTTGCAGGCTGAGGAAAAGTTTAAAGAAATAAATGAAGCTTATCAGGTTTTGTCTGACCCTGATAAAAGAGCAACGTATGATTTTCTATTAAGATATGGATTTCAGTTACAGCAAGAGCAGGAAGCTCAACAAAGCCAAAGAAGACCTAGAACATACTATAAAGGTAAAAAAGTAAGGCCGGAAGCTAGAAAAGTAAGATTTCTTTATTTCTACATTTTTGCTGGCTTTACAGTGTTCATTGTATTAGGTTTTTTCTTCTTCTCATTTATGGAGACGCAAGCTGCCAGAACGATGTTGAGTAAAGCAAAAGAGCATTATTATATCAACCATAATTCTTTTTATGCCTTAAAATTTCTAGAAGGAGCTGTTACAAAAGACGAGGGGCTTTCAGAAGCTTATTATTTAACTGGTAAAATCTTGTTTAATGAAGGTCAGAACAATATAGAAAGCTTATATAATTTAGATAAAGCTATTTATACTGCTAATAATTTAGAAGATAGTGTAGGGAATTATTATTTGTTGAGAGGAAAAGTGAATATGGCTTTACATAAAACTGATAATGCTGTTTCTGACTTTAAAGAAGCATTTAATTTGTTACCAGATAATTCTGAACTACAAAGAAAGCTAGCTGAACTATACTTGTATAAACTTCAAAACTTTGATGAAGCACTTATGTATTATGATAAGCTATTAAATAAAGCTCCTAAAGATTATGATGCTTTGGTTGGGAAAGGAGTTTGTCTACAGAAAAAAAGAGAGTATCAAAAATCATTATCCTTTTTGGAAGAGGCAAAAAATGAAAAACAAAGCAATGGCGAGGCACTTTATTATTTAGGCTGGCATGCTTTAAACTTCAAAAGTGATAGTATAGAAGCTTGCAATTACTGGAATGAAGCAAAAGTTAAAGGTGTACGACAAGCTGAAGTACTTATAGAGAAATACTGCTCAGGAATTTGA
- a CDS encoding DUF4349 domain-containing protein: MRKTYIIFLLSILVSCQLEQSRQETFSTEAKVAESALAFEDESYDDAEFARSISNKQEQNQSPSPQEKKLIKTADIRYQVIDIEACYEKVKKLVADSNAVIFTSNQENYSYQVSYNLVIRVENKKFEGLVESLVSYADFVNSKQINTQDVTEEFVDISARLNAKKKIEERYLEILKQAKSIEEILEVEKKLGEIREEIDATEGRLRYLSNQVSLSTIRLSFYQTIEQENTAITPGFLSRIGKGLNSGWDIFLDFIVSLSYIWPFIILAIIAFYIIKALIKRRRKKKTLSNS, from the coding sequence ATGAGAAAAACTTATATAATATTTTTATTATCAATTTTAGTTTCCTGCCAGCTTGAACAAAGCAGGCAGGAAACTTTTAGTACAGAAGCTAAAGTAGCTGAAAGCGCTCTTGCTTTTGAAGATGAAAGTTACGACGATGCTGAATTTGCCAGATCAATATCTAATAAACAAGAGCAAAACCAATCTCCCTCACCCCAAGAAAAAAAGTTAATCAAAACAGCAGACATCAGATATCAAGTGATTGATATTGAGGCATGTTATGAGAAAGTAAAAAAATTAGTCGCTGATAGTAACGCAGTTATATTTACAAGTAATCAAGAAAATTATAGCTATCAAGTTTCTTATAACCTAGTAATTAGAGTAGAAAACAAGAAGTTTGAAGGCTTGGTAGAATCTTTAGTTTCTTATGCTGATTTTGTAAACTCAAAACAAATTAACACACAAGATGTAACTGAAGAATTTGTAGACATTTCTGCCAGACTAAATGCCAAAAAGAAAATTGAAGAGAGGTATTTAGAAATACTAAAACAAGCAAAAAGTATAGAAGAAATACTTGAAGTTGAAAAGAAGTTAGGAGAAATTAGAGAAGAAATAGATGCCACTGAAGGTAGACTCAGATATTTAAGTAATCAAGTTTCATTAAGTACAATCCGATTAAGTTTTTACCAAACCATTGAGCAAGAAAATACAGCCATTACTCCGGGGTTCTTATCTAGAATTGGAAAAGGCCTAAACAGCGGATGGGATATTTTTCTCGATTTTATAGTCTCTTTAAGTTATATATGGCCTTTTATAATCCTAGCTATTATTGCTTTCTACATAATAAAAGCTTTGATAAAAAGACGTCGAAAAAAGAAAACGCTATCAAATTCCTGA
- a CDS encoding tetratricopeptide repeat protein: MENELRDIELIENYLDNRLSEEETANFRQKINDNPDFAKLFEDLKWIIPGIKYTSRNQLRRELLSYSNDLDKFDENNLPASEFDLEKDFGVFVSEKQPASPLHVSSKNENNSEAPFQSKFFLYSIAASIVILIALTFVFFQTSEPEVAFQLAYNEIGQGAYPFIRENPEDIELNRSSIPQVTADKIQQAYLEYQERNYEVAIKLFEEARKEDKEKDAKLIFYLGNAYLANNNPQKAIDTFLEISDYNHDYLSKTKWYLGLAFLKNGDLNKAQEVFEDMQENISDSYKDKAIRALEEIKWGIY, encoded by the coding sequence ATGGAGAATGAACTAAGAGATATTGAATTAATCGAAAACTACCTAGACAATCGATTGTCTGAAGAAGAAACAGCCAACTTTAGACAAAAAATTAACGACAATCCCGATTTTGCCAAATTGTTCGAAGATTTAAAGTGGATAATTCCTGGAATTAAATATACTTCCAGAAATCAGCTTAGAAGAGAATTATTAAGCTATTCTAACGACTTAGATAAGTTTGATGAGAATAATTTACCAGCATCGGAATTTGACTTAGAAAAAGATTTTGGTGTATTCGTTTCTGAAAAACAACCTGCTTCACCACTACATGTAAGTAGTAAAAATGAGAATAACTCTGAAGCACCATTTCAATCCAAATTTTTTCTATACAGTATTGCTGCAAGCATAGTAATACTAATAGCATTAACGTTTGTATTTTTCCAAACCTCTGAGCCGGAAGTAGCTTTCCAATTAGCTTACAATGAAATTGGACAAGGTGCTTATCCATTTATTAGAGAGAATCCGGAAGATATAGAGTTGAATCGGTCAAGTATACCTCAAGTAACTGCAGATAAGATACAACAAGCTTATTTGGAGTACCAGGAAAGGAATTATGAAGTGGCAATTAAATTGTTTGAAGAAGCTAGAAAAGAAGACAAAGAGAAAGATGCAAAACTGATATTCTATTTAGGAAATGCTTATTTGGCGAATAACAATCCTCAAAAAGCCATAGATACCTTTTTAGAAATATCAGATTATAATCACGATTATCTATCAAAAACTAAGTGGTATTTGGGCTTGGCTTTTCTTAAAAATGGCGACTTAAACAAAGCACAAGAAGTTTTTGAAGATATGCAGGAAAATATTTCTGATTCTTATAAAGACAAAGCCATAAGAGCTTTAGAGGAGATTAAATGGGGAATTTACTAG